Part of the Amphiura filiformis chromosome 9, Afil_fr2py, whole genome shotgun sequence genome is shown below.
CTCCCAGATGATTTACGCCAATTTGTACAACATTTTTGTGGTAttgtacaaaaccgttttatctttcatatttgtgatttttaaaattgtgttataatttaaattacaaacaaaaaattaagTTTGATAGTGGTGTTACGTGCACTGGTTGTCATGCACATTTACTTTCACACATGGCAACTGTTGAGCGTGCTCACAACCGACATGAAGTATTCATTTTAAATTAACACCCCCATAAGGACcaaattaataaattttaaaaatctttaaTTGTAAAGCTCAGTGAAATGAAGTAGATTTTTGTTCTTGATTTCAATTTTTCAGCGCAAGAATAAAGCTGGCTTGCAAAGCCAGAGATGAGTATGGGATGGTAAAAGACATGGTGACACCAAGAGATTCAACAAGACATCCTGACAGTGACCAAGACAATGGAACTAATGACAGACCAAGTAAGCAATGGGGTtggatgaatgggtgactccattgagtgtgtgggagattaaggtgatgtcatccatatggggtgtatggatttcaactggaatagcccaacgtgATGATAATAACATAGGCATGCTAGAAATACATGTATGCAATTCTGGATtcaaaaacaatgtaaaaattgtaattttgtggtcattttttcctatttgttttaaatcaaccacaaatgatcctAACAGTAACACTTCACTCTAAGTCCAgggactataatttggttcacttcaagttcggtagtgatgtcaatgctttttcgcgattgcgctgcaagcgtgctgacaaatcGCTCTTATGCGTGTGAGTGTCCACTTTGCGTGATTAACTTGACGCGCGTGATTCACTGCTAAGGCCaacgaaatacgcacatacgtcactaccaacgTTGAGGTGAACCATAGTATagatttgtttccaaatgtcaaaAGAACACATTTCTTTTGGAGTTAAAAAAAGTGTGATTTGCGCTGCAAAAAATGCAATTGCATATTTGTAACAAGCCTAAAATAACATTAGTTATGTCTTTTAATTGTTTAACCTGTAGTAAAGTGTGGTAAAAATTTAACTAAAAGTACTTGCAATTGCCAATGCCAACTGGCTGTCTTAATGCTGCTGGTACTTTGTAGAGTGTGATTTCAACAAGAGTCCAAAATTGGATTAAGGGGGAGGGTGACCCTATTGATTTAGGATGGATTTTATTCAAACTTatgtacaatgtcaaatattgtataTCCATCCAtgtaaagaaaacaagaagattTTCAGTGTAAATGTTAGGTCTTTAGTTCCCTTGCACGTAGCAGGGATAATGTTATAATTTAATCATAAGTAAGCTTGTACTAACTAGTAGTAAAACATACTTTTCCCCAGTGTTTATACATAACCCAAGATTGGTACAAGATATTATGTTTATGTTGCTTTCTAAATGTAGCTAGCTAAAGGTACCTGTCCTAATAAGTAGATGAGTGTAACTCAtcatgtatttcttattttgttatgACTTTTCAGTCAGTGAGCTTGATATGCCAACACAAGTAGTTCTCAATTATCCGTATCCAAATGCACCAGGTAAGAAAGCAATGCTTTGAAATctattttaagctttaaaatattACAGCAAGTCTACTTGAGGTATGTACCAATGGGAACAGGGGTGGCACTAAATATAACATGTACTTGGGGGCCCAGGACCCCAATGTTCACCAGTTTAAAATTGAATTTCTGATATAGTAAAGAGCCTATGAACCCCTTCATGGACTCCTAAGTTTAAGAGGCTAGTGCTACCCCTGCCTGGGAATGCTAGGACCCATGCATAAGTAGCGAGTGGTTACTATGGGGACCCAAGTAATGTATCTCCAGTTTTCTTATGTCGGAAGTCTGAAATCAAATGGTAATCTTGTAAGTCGTGAGTGTTGCAAAAGTTTTTGCTTGGTATATATTTTATAGGCACAGCACATTTAATATGTATACATGTTCAtattggaaactttcaaaaacggttgtATATCAGAAATTCTTCATATTTTCCCACTCAGAATATCTGCAAATCGAAGTTTTCCGAAGACTGCTGCCGTTTGTTTATTATGACACAATTTATGTTAATATTCCAGGTCATTACGTACCTGTTGGGTGCAGCTCTTATACGCCAGTTGTGCTTTGAGTAATACATACTATGTGTCACTTAGGTGAATTTACACTTGAGCTTATGGATGattgtacgagggtcattcaaaaggttCTACCTGTTggttatgacccaacaggtagaacttttgaatgaccctcgtacattGTATACGCTTTATTACACTGCGTACACACCTGCTGCAGGTCAACTGGTTTTCCAaacgtttccgatgttgatttgaTAAGGTCTATTGCCCTGTACGGTGTGCGCAATGCTGTTGTAAGTCTGCCATATTGATTTGTCATGCATGgagaccaaaataatgtacctccaACGTTTATTCATAAAGCCCCAAATAGtatgatatacagtaagccaaagaatttaggtaccagttgtattcagacctgtatatcctaaataagcAGCCACTACCtggactctttagctctgatttaagaccttgtttgttgaaattggttgagatttaaacaaacggtgatctaaaacctaacgaAGAAACGAAATCCAAAGTTGCACTTTCGTGTTCTGAACAATGAAATCACGAtgctagttttaacatgctaatcaatgtaagcacggcgctagttctcttgtttgcgaacgctttgtgtacaaatcaatagggcaggcaatgtagcaaactgcaacttttaaattggcatcttccttgtgtTTTTGGAttgtcgtgtttttatttctcaAGTAatgtcaacaaatgaggtcttaaattcgagctaaaagatgcagctattggctcctggttccaattatgacatatctgtctttgtttaggatatacagggggtgaacataactggtacctgaattttttggcttactgtatgatTGTGTCTTTAAGCTTGAGTGTTACAAGGTTGCTGTGTAGCAGCATGTGTTGTTAGTGGCACAGCAAATTAGATGCAGAATGCTAACAAACACacactttaagggtagacgaggtattgttggtcgaagcaacctaaaaatcgattggcattatctagatcaatatattattgaaaattaagaccttgatgttttgcaaaagttcattctacaaatcgtatactttgcaaacttgcttaatttattgttgttaatgagttatgtacgttttacaaaagtgttgttgtttcagccctctttacaacgtaactcaagaaccgcagcaactataaaagtatatctgtgatattttaattcttctacacgctcgctatgaattgagcaatgcagttttttgccaaagctcactaccattcgtaagatgctgtgaactaccaaatcacaacagtttaatataatttataacCTTAATTGGAAGTTTACTTGAAATGGAAGTTTACCTGCCGCATGGGAAAATGATACAGAGGCACAGTTATTAttcctccatgagcaacacacaaataTGGTGGAGTCTGTTGTCTTAAGTTTTAATCTCTTTGGAAGATATGGATGTAATATGCAATGCAGCTCTCCAggatacagtttgtccactctcaagtacaaagtgacaacgcgtgcGTATACAgcacgtaaacagtgcgcagttatgcgtctctgctgcatgtatgcgtgccttcaaagtctgcacaatgtgtgcgtccccgtcgctactttgtacttcagagtagactgactgtagtggaTAGCTTTCAACAAACATTAGATTCAGTGAATTTGTTTGGTCAACAAGAATGGGTTATACTAAGAAGACAGTTGTTTAAATTGATTGTGTATGTTACCATTACATTCAAGTACATGCATGTGCATTTGAAGAAAATGATTCATTTCAACCAAAGACATTTTGTTacagttttaaaagatttattaATGCGCAAAAAAACCCAGAGGGACCATAATTACAGGCATAATATGATGTCTTTTTTTTCCCTTCATTATTTTAATCTTTGTACAGGTGTTCAGCTTTCAGCAGAAACAGCAGCTCAGCAGCAAGGTTTAAGTCAACAAGGCATAGATGAAGTACTCAGAGGGTTGCCATTATCACAACAAGCGTATGTATCTTGACAATCTAGAGCTGCTTTACTCTCTTAGTCTCTTTTATTCTTGTACGGCCTTTCATCCTCGGCGGTACCCAGCCTTTGCCGCTTCTcctcacatttttataatcaataagtgtcatgtttttgcttcttttcatggtaaaagctttattttcccttgtggattaaaaaatatgttaGTGTTATTCCAAATTCTTTCAGCAACCCTGCCCCTTCAAGCACTTAGTTTGATTGAAATTAATAAAATGCACAACTCAACAGGTGTATGAAGAGATGGTATGATGGTgtattcaattaattaattatatactTGTATATTTATTTAGAATTGAGAGACGGAAGATGGCTGCTGGCGTCACAGATATCAAGAGACATGCTGGTCTGGAGGAAAGAGTTGGTCCTACGTCAAATGTAAGTGTCAAATTATAATTAATTTCACAATGATTTGGAgccacagaattaaagacagagaaccaggactcgaccgccatcttgatacaggcatatgcaaaaattgggggtattcggtttccctcggaatgcactcgatgattcgttgtcatgcaaaggcgacatggatgaagggcgATTTGAGagcgcacttgatgcgacctgcacgctgaaagtaccaagacgcttcagatgagacgagaattgttttcgttcgtctccaagACTGTCGGCAaggaccgaatacccccaattttctccccatttgCTGACGGCACGATTGTATGtggtggtatagggagtcccggttctccttctccaaTTCTGTGTTTGGAGCAGTGCTTGAAATTAGTCCAGACCTTCTCAAAGCCTGTGGAAATCACTATGCCCCCCCCTCGATATGCAGGCCTGCACTTGGGCCCATGAAATTTTTTCACCAAACTCGGCAAGAGATACTCAATGTTGCCTCCAACATCAATCCATGGCAcaggcctccaaaaaccgcgagaacggcgttcccagaaaggtcacagaagtcacagaaaaaaaaaaattgcaaaaaagaaaaaaagaaagttttcggcgaccttggagaaccactggacctattatgaaacttcaggatcattcacagttaatttaaaaaaagggaaaaaatcagaaaaaattacgaaaaattacagtttgttatcctgtatatgcaaaccattaactaatgtttatttcttcatctatcacatattatactgcattggttttccatgcatttataatatgtgatagatgaagaggtaaacacaagttaatggtttgcatatattttaaaaggataacaaactgtaattttttttcgtaattttttttccatttttttccaaattatctgtgaataatcctaacccttcagaataggtccagtggttcttcaaagttgcaaaatacttctaaaaaatgttaaaaataaataaaaaattgttttgagttttgacagtaatacttttgaaattttaagttgtgtttttttgtgaaaaaggatgtaaatttttatagaaaactgttccaaaataaggctcagattgcacgagagagcatctaaaccctgagagcttccagggcccttaagcgggccctggaccccggccgATTAGGATTTCAGGCTCGTGATGTCGCTACTggcgcacataggcctatttcagttatttcacagaaaattttcagcacttgtcattaagttcccagacagcagaaaattttctggaggcctgcCATGGCATTGCCTCCCATTTGACTATTGTTTATGTGCGAGTCTGCATTGCACTCTGAAATCTTgcaaagtgtcacaaatgtggaTACTGGGTTAATATTAAAAATTTGAAGTTTAGACCACAGGTGAGAGTTTATTACATACAAACCCAATGGTCCGAATGGCCCTTGAAGATTTTTTGCTTATTTGGAGCATTGATTTGGAGTAACCTGTATTTTTGTGTTGTGTTATTAAGGTTATATAAggtatcgattttcattatctgaatcaatatattattgaaaaataacactttggtgttttgcaaaagttcaatactacaaatcatatactttgaaaacttgcttaatttattgttgttaatgagttatgtatgttttacaaaagtgttgttgtttcagccctctttacaacataactcaagaaccacaggacctacaaaatatctgtgatatttgaattctcctacacgctcgctatgaattgagcaatgcaatttttgctaaagctcactaccattcgcaagatgctgtgaactacatttttttttgctgcttccaccaacaatacatcgtataccctaaAGGCGCTCCACATTAAGTTATGGTTCTATTGTGCTGTTACAAAGAtcaataatacttttaaagtGTACTATGTTCCCTTTTTGAGGCAATGATCATTGTCCAATCCCTTTCTCAAACCTCCAAGATGATACAGAATTTACTATAGTtgcatatatataggcctacctaaaagATGAAAACATAATGGGAATAATTCATGCacaaacattccaaaaatatagtATGTAATACAATTTAGGATATTCAGAAACAGGAGAACATGTTTACAGGTGTTTTACATCACATGATGATTGTaaagatgttgttgttgttgttgttgttgttgttgttgttgttgttgttgtttacttaggccaaaaaaaaaagttgtttgtttgtcctccaccgcccgctcctcagattaaggcctgaccaatattttttttagatttggagtatctctggacctagctagagctaaatgctaagatctttcatggttgaaaataaaaagccccaaaaacattttgtgtcttcaatatgcaaagttataacttgtgttcatgtcatagtctattattttagtgacttcaaaatacattggatttgaaatcattaaaagactatgacatgagcacaaattataactttaactgcatattaaagaaacaaaattttggtttttaagtcaccatgaatgattgtaacATTTAGCTCTAGCAAATCCAGGAATActcataaataaaaaattaaaaaatccatccaccgcacatcctctttcaaagctgtggaggtcaaacaaacaattttttttttccttattgCAAAGACCAATCACATGCATTCGCATTGTAATATTTCAATCTTTCAATTTCCAACAGGCATTGGTTGCAGTGACAGGTGGTACCAAGAATTCCCAAGCCCTACTACCCAGGAAAGCACCCACAATGCCTAAACCTCAATGGCATGCACCATGGAAACTATACAGAGTCatcagcggccatcttggatgggTGAGAAGTTTGGCTGTGGAGCCGGGAAATGAGTGGTTTGTGTCTGGGTCTAATGACAGAGTCATCAAAATTTGGGATTTGGTAAGTGAGCTAAATGATATAGTTACTATACAAACCAGAAATAAAGAAAACAGTAAAAACATTTGAATATgcacctcacccattatttacattttttgttgcttctggcacattatttgggtgtaaaggaaagtgcattaccctttatttctttattatagaTGGTAATTGGATGAAAGTCCTGGATCGTACTTCTTGGTTTCCAAGGATGTTCGAACCTCACATTTGTTGACTTGATAATGTAAGGAATTCAACTCTATCAGAAATGTTGGCGAAACAACCCATTTGATGTGGGGATCACAAGAAGTACTATTTTCCTCTCCAATTTGACAAAAATTTGTACACTTCtgaatatatttcaaagtaatacgacattcaaaacttgtttgattttGTCCAATGTAGGCAAGTGGAAAGTTAAAGCTGTCATTAACCGGTCACATCAGTGCAGTCAGAGGGTTGGCTGTCAGCAAAAGGCAACCATATCTATTCTCATGTGGTGAAGACAAACAGGTGAAATGCTGGGATCTTGAACAGAATAAAGTAAGTGGTGCAAATTATGCTGGTATGATATTATTGTGACTTCTTTGTATGTAGACTATCCATGTTACATATTAATTATCGTGAGGTATCAGATAACTTTCTTAATTAACCATTCTGTTGTGTCTTATGCTACCGTGCTCTCATGCAAGTTGAGTTAATTTTGAGGACCCAAATATCATTCCCATCACTGCTTAGCATGTGCAGGTATAGGCATAGGTAGTGAGTGTGCAGCATCTCATGGCTCGGCAGTTACGTACATACAACCGTTGGTCCCATCCCTGTGCATTTTGAAGTGTCAGAGCTGTTCTTAAAGGGAAGGGGAACCATCCGTGGTTCTGCTACCTCTACCCGACCTCTAATAGACACCAAGGGAGCTGCGcaggaggctttcttgggttatccagggttgtcaaccCAAATAAGTATGataatatctatataaataaaaggaagtcgctaaatcctGTTCGCGAATAGGCTCCGCGATGCtttgactttcagctctgatttattagTACATTGAttgggtacatattgccattaaaccatctgacgttcatttttgcaaaactattcaatcactatggaaataacaaaaaaatggtcggttgctaggccgttgaggtcaatgatcttatgggtcaggtcacagcaaacgcgtcaaatgcaagcgGTGTCCAACAGCGCgtgtaagtggcgagtcacgcacctgcacGCATTACGGCACCATGGTTTCGCAGCGCATTgccgcgcatggtatggacgcacttaatgttggctttACAGCGTGGGCCTCGTGAGGCCTAGATGTACGCGTGACTGACTtcttctctgagacagtggcggatccagaaatttgggaaaggtgggggggggggcacactcgaAGTTATTTGGGAAAGGGGGGGCACACTCAAAGACAGGCCTCCTAGTTGTATTTGCATGCTGCTCTGGTATCACTAGTTTGTATTTGTTATTCCAATCCATATAGGTTATCAGACACTACCATGGTCATCTGAGTGCCTGTCATGCATTAGATCTTCACCCAACACTGGATATCTTGGCTTCATGTGGTAGAGATGCATCCATTAGGATATGGGATATGAGGACCAAGGCATGTATCCATACGTTAACAGGACATACCAATACGGTAGCAACGGTGAAATGCCAAGCTGCAGAACCACAGGTGAGGGTTTATTACATACAGTCCAACTTCTCTTATCCAGCAATGATGGGACCTAGCATTGGCCGGATAGGTGAAAATCTGGATATAAAGAGTCCTAGTTAATGGTCATGCCAGTAACTTTACAGTTGTGAAGTTGTCGTGCACATTTTCATCTTTTCTGGCTTTTCTCCCCCAAGTTTATATTTTACTTCTTAAGTTTTGCAATTTTATGGTACGATCCGGACATGAAAGTGATTTCTTTTAACACGCAATGTCATTTTCCACCAATCGTAACTTTTGAAACATTCTTTTCCAAACCCAAAGTTGTATATTTATATGGTGTGCATATTATATTTGAAACCAGTTACGGACTCAACTAGTTTATATCAGCAATTTTATGTTTATGTTCCAGCAAAATGAGTATTGTTCGATGAGAGGGAAGCGGTTGATAGTCTATCAATGGATACAGCTTGTTATCAGTGTCAAAAAAGTCTTGCTATAGCATCGATTGTTAATTTATTGGGTGTACAAATTCCATGGACTGCCTTTTGCGCCATTGGCA
Proteins encoded:
- the LOC140160565 gene encoding pleiotropic regulator 1-like; this translates as MEEVSKHSVHTLVFRSLKRSHDMFISDNTQPPPQDELSARIKLACKARDEYGMVKDMVTPRDSTRHPDSDQDNGTNDRPISELDMPTQVVLNYPYPNAPGVQLSAETAAQQQGLSQQGIDEVLRGLPLSQQAIERRKMAAGVTDIKRHAGLEERVGPTSNALVAVTGGTKNSQALLPRKAPTMPKPQWHAPWKLYRVISGHLGWVRSLAVEPGNEWFVSGSNDRVIKIWDLASGKLKLSLTGHISAVRGLAVSKRQPYLFSCGEDKQVKCWDLEQNKVIRHYHGHLSACHALDLHPTLDILASCGRDASIRIWDMRTKACIHTLTGHTNTVATVKCQAAEPQIVSGSHDSTVRLWDLAGGKTRATLTNHKKSVRALVLHPKLYMMASASPDNIKEWKFPDGNFIQNLSGHQAIVNCLAVNSDNVLVSGGDNGSLHFWDWRTGFNFQRTQAPTQSGSLDSEAGVFAMMFDNSGSRLITAEADKTIKIYKEDDEATEETHPLNWKPEILKKKKY